A genomic region of Trifolium pratense cultivar HEN17-A07 linkage group LG3, ARS_RC_1.1, whole genome shotgun sequence contains the following coding sequences:
- the LOC123917750 gene encoding ENHANCER OF AG-4 protein 2-like isoform X2 — MPPARRRGANKAKTNGHLRLGDLVLAKVKGFPAWPAKISRPEDWEKAADPKKYFVQFFGTKEIAFVAPPDIQAFTSEYKNKLTARLQGKTKYFAQAVKEICAAFDEIQKQKSSGDDTDDSRIGSEAPPVDEAVGNSKDTTDAMTSDAEKDNIYGSNVGSNLEDCLPKTRERGNLDEKLTESGRPKESFSGSEIKKNSSKPTVKGASNVNDFGQHDNGNSVSTNGSKPRKLLTGSKKKSEVADNRNKNGGSTGTLLKVGNSTGSGDLSRSREAFKTGKGKDTSAVKSDSPDTLRPGSNGNTGEKSKNLISKKASLEVKNELQEIMFDAKESDGKNSIMEKKNQVHAKHNVGANESLHATKKLKRMDARDELPSGHIPKDVKSPLPCSTSVEDKSSKMLELKRSTSNSKGKSSVHELVPVIKQHSQVQKTMPDSDTIAFDEKKEWNNLKLKGDTKNVMTKQVQRKRKAVCLHEDDDVPKTPVHGGAAKNMKSPFATGVKKGNNAHSEKSDAACRNSSQLEDAHLKEPSSQLHNDTSSIKHPEKVKADEVNHVHVPHSHDKLDSKQFPSKVAKVSSASPVKSPHPVPPATKSNAERNAERSKSSKPMVKASSIATQKKADNGSSKSLLNLSSSQNPVSAHKKKLASSAEISKTTPKTLPQAVDVPVSTVDFKELDALHVDRFEEGMVERSDIYIGSGNSETSKNMKHLIAAAQAKWKKAHSQYLSSDMHHVQGGTPSPSTVQPFFSVSSNFAQTDVQGVHEHTTSASPPTNEYHSVSQNQLDADEIEERRVGSVQRGPGGSLSGDTEAAVARDAFEGMIETLSRTKESIGRATRLAIDCAKYGIANEVVELLIRKLENETSFHRKVDLFFLVDSITQCSHSQKGIAGASYIPIVQAALPRLLGAAAPPGASARENRRQCHKVLRLWLERKILPESVIRRHMDEIGGSNDDITVSYNFRRPSRAERSVDDPIREMEGMLVDEYGSNATFQLPGLSCHAFDEDEDEDLQINSCTDMYGTSPADPTPKFGGSEPYTMTPNDKRHCILEDVDGELEMEDVSGHPKDERPVYLNSTDETDMLLQSSNRNLDPTSNISEDIVATPEGSPPLPLDSPPLTPPLPSSPPPPPPPPSSPPPPPPPPILQPPPPLPLPSSAPPVLLVPQSSGLPRPSHVSQSLMPPQSSYQSSPKLGYQQNVPHDFSNSTSGNQIVQMAGNSFSGGHSNAVIKNELYPQPSAFALATGSSSQEPSGFNPSRQLEYGQNDVYLNAQVHQPNQQYQQGNAPYAQRHTHPAPPQNPSNQYSYQNHTVQQHLPHAFHSPFPLPSLPDGRRQFVADEQWRMASTNNQHQNGVWRGINPSCPGPPFGQEGFRPPLERPPLSNAGFQRAISSTLPSAPVSGHGIPQMLPSRPDITAVNCWRPT; from the exons ATGCCTCCCGCGCGTCGACGCGGTGCGAATAAGGCCAAGACGAACGGTCACTTACGTTTAGGCGATCTCGTTCTTGCTAAGGTTAAAGGCTTCCCTGCTTGGCCTGCAAAG ATAAGTAGGCCGGAAGATTGGGAGAAAGCCGCTGATCCTAAGAAATATTTTGTTCAGTTTTTTGGCACCAAAGAGAT AGCTTTTGTTGCACCCCCAGATATTCAGGCATTTACAAGTGAGTATAAAAATAAGTTGACTGCTCGGCTTCAAGGCAAGACAAAGTACTTTGCCCAAGCTGTGAAGGAAATATGTGCTGCTTTTGATGAGATACAGAAACAGAAGAGTAGTGGTGACGACACTGATGATTCTCGGATTGGTTCAGAAGCTCCTCCTGTTGACGAGGCAGTGGGTAATTCAAAGGATACAACTGATGCTATGACGTCTGATGCAGAAAAGGATAACATTTATGGGAGTAATGTTGGCTCTAATTTGGAGGACTGTTTACCGAAAACCAGAGAGAGGGGTAACCTAGATGAAAAGCTCACTGAGTCTGGCCGTCCAAAGGAAAGTTTTTCTGGTTCAGAGATAAAGAAGAATTCTAGCAAACCTACTGTTAAAGGTGCAAGTAATGTTAATGATTTTGGTCAACATGATAACGGAAATAGTGTCTCAACAAATGGGAGTAAGCCAAGAAAGCTTCTTACTGGTTCAAAGAAGAAAAGTGAAGTTGCAGATAATAGAAACAAAAATGGTGGATCTACCGGAACACTTTTGAAGGTGGGAAATTCTACTGGAAGTGGTGATCTTTCCAGGTCGAGGGAGGCATTTAAAACTGGCAAAGGGAAAGATACATCTGCTGTTAAATCAGATTCCCCAGACACTCTTAGACCAGGGTCGAATGGTAATACTGGAGAAAAAAGTAAGAACTTAATTTCAAAAAAAGCAAGTCTTGAAGTAAAAAATGAATTACAGGAGATCATGTTTGATGCTAAGGAGTCTGATGGCAAAAACTCAATTATGGAAAAGAAGAACCAAGTTCATGCAAAGCATAATGTGGGAGCAAATGAGTCCTTACATGCTACAAAGAAGTTAAAACGCATGGATGCTAGAGATGAGTTACCTTCAGGGCACATTCCAAAAGATGTGAAAAGTCCTTTGCCTTGCTCTACTTCTGTTGAAGATAAATCATCTAAAATGTTAGAGTTGAAAAGGTCCACATCAAATTCAAAAGGAAAAAGCTCTGTCCATGAGTTGGTACCTGTGATCAAACAACATAGCCAAGTTCAAAAAACTATGCCTGATTCTGATACTATTGCTTTTGATGAGAAAAAAGAATGGAATAATCTTAAACTGAAAGGTGATACGAAGAATGTTATGACAAAACAAGTACAGAGAAAACGTAAAGCTGTTTGCCTTCATGAAGACGACGATGTACCTAAAACTCCTGTTCATGGAGGAGCTGCAAAAAATATGAAATCACCTTTTGCTACAGGGGTCAAGAAGGGAAATAATGCACATTCTGAGAAATCTGATGCTGCTTGCAGAAATTCTAGTCAACTTGAGGATGCTCATTTGAAAGAGCCATCTTCTCAATTACATAATGATACATCATCAATTAAGCATCCTGAAAAAGTGAAAGCTGATGAAGTCAATCATGTGCATGTTCCTCATAGTCATGATAAGTTAGATTCAAAGCAGTTTCCTTCTAAGGTGGCAAAAGTAAGCTCTGCCTCACCAGTAAAATCACCTCATCCAGTTCCCCCAGCAACAAAGTCAAATGCTGAGCGGAATGCTGAGCGGAGTAAATCTTCCAAACCTATGGTTAAAGCTTCCAGCATTGCTACTCAAAAGAAGGCAGATAACGGGTCTTCAAAATCTTTACTCAACCTCAGCTCTTCTCAGAACCCAGTTTCTGCTCATAAGAAGAAGCTGGCATCTTCAGCTGAAATTTCTAAGACTACTCCAAAGACATTGCCTCAGGCAGTTGACGTTCCTGTTTCAACAGTAGATTTTAAGGAGCTCGATGCACTGCATGTTGATAG ATTTGAAGAGGGTATGGTAGAAAGAAGTGATATATATATTGGTTCTGGGAATTCAGAAACATCTAAAAATATGAAGCATCTGATTGCAGCTGCCCAAGCAAAATGGAAAAAAGCTCATTCTCAATATCTTTCTTCTGATATGCATCATGTTCAAGGGGGGACTCCTAGCCCCTCCACTGTTCAGCCATTTTTTTCTGTCTCAAGTAACTTCGCACAGACAGATGTGCAGGGAGTTCATGAGCACACAACTTCGGCTTCTCCACCTACTAATGAGTATCACTCTGTATCTCAAAATCAGCTCGATGCTGATGAAATTGAGGAGAGAAGAGTAGGTTCTGTGCAAAGGGGTCCTGGTGGATCGCTCAGTGGTGATACAGAGGCTGCTGTTGCCCGTGACGCTTTTGAAGGAATGATTGAAACTTTGTCAAGGACCAAGGAGAGTATTGGGCGTGCAACTCGTCTTGCCATAGATTGTGCTAAGTATGGCATTGCCAATGAG GTTGTTGAACTTCTCATCCGGAAATTGGAAAATGAAACTAGTTTTCATCGCAAGgtggatttattttttcttgttgaTTCTATCACTCAGTGCTCACATAGTCAAAAAG GAATTGCTGGAGCTTCTTACATCCCTATAGTTCAAGCAGCGCTGCCACGTCTTCTTGGTGCTGCTGCTCCCCCTGGAGCTAGTGCCCGTGAAAATCGTCGTCAATGTCACAAG GTTTTGAGGTTGTGGCTTGAGAGGAAAATTTTGCCGGAGTCTGTTATTCGCCGTCACATGGATGAAATTGGGGGTTCAAATGATGATATTACAGTTAGCTATAACTTCAGGCGTCCATCTCGTGCTGAGCGATCTGTGGACGACCCAATTAGAGAAATGGAAGGCATGCTCGTTGATGAGTATGGAAG TAATGCTACGTTTCAGCTTCCTGGTCTCTCTTGCCATGCGTTTGATGAAGACGAAGATGAAGATTTACAAATCAATTCTTGTACGGATATGTATGGTACATCTCCAGCTGATCCCACCCCTAAGTTTGGAGGATCAGAACCTTATACTATGACCCCAAATGACAAGCGCCATTGTATCTTGGAGGATGTAGATGGTGAGCTTGAAATGGAAGATGTTTCAGGTCACCCAAAGGATGAGAGACCTGTATATTTGAACAGTACTGATGAAACTGATATGCTTCTTCAGAGCTCAAATAGGAATTTAGACCCCACTTCAAATATTTCAGAAGACATAGTGGCTACTCCAGAGGGTTCCCCTCCATTACCTCTTGATTCACCTCCCCTGACCCCACCTTTGCCTTCTTCACCAccccctcctcctcctcctccatcATCTCCTCCCCCACCCCCACCCCCTCCAATATTGCAACCCCCACCTCCTCTTCCTTTACCATCCTCAGCCCCACCAGTATTATTGGTTCCTCAATCATCTGGACTGCCCCGGCCATCACATGTCTCCCAGTCATTAATGCCACCTCAGTCATCATATCAGTCATCGCCAAAGCTGGGGTATCAGCAGAACGTACCTCATGACTTTAGTAACTCAACTAGT GGTAACCAAATAGTTCAAATGGCTGGTAATTCTTTTTCTGGAGGACACAGTAATGCAGTTATCAAGAATGAACTATATCCACAGCCATCTGCTTTTGCCCTGGCTACAGGCTCTAGCTCCCAGGAGCCCTCTGGTTTTAACCCTTCAAGACAATTAGAATATGGACAGAATGATGTGTATTTAAATGCCCAAGTCCATCAACCTAACCAGCAATATCAGCAGGGTAATGCCCCATATGCTCAGAGACATACACATCCTGCCCCACCCCAAAATCCATCAAATCAGTACTCATATCAAAATCACACAGTTCAGCAACACCTTCCACATGCATTCCATTCTCCCTTTCCTTTACCATCTCTTCCTGATGGCCGGAGGCAATTCGTTGCTGATGAGCAATGGAGAATGGCATCCACAAATAATCAACATCAAAATGGTGTATGGAGAGGGATAAATCCTTCATGCCCTGGTCCTCCCTTTGGGCAAGAAG GTTTCCGACCACCACTTGAAAGGCCACCATTAAGCAATGCAGGTTTTCAGCGAGCAATTTCAAGCACACTACCTAGTGCACCAGTATCAG GACATGGTATTCCTCAGATGTTGCCTTCCAGGCCAGACATTACTGCTGTTAATTGTTGGAGACCCACTTGA
- the LOC123917750 gene encoding ENHANCER OF AG-4 protein 2-like isoform X1 — translation MPPARRRGANKAKTNGHLRLGDLVLAKVKGFPAWPAKISRPEDWEKAADPKKYFVQFFGTKEIAFVAPPDIQAFTSEYKNKLTARLQGKTKYFAQAVKEICAAFDEIQKQKSSGDDTDDSRIGSEAPPVDEAVGNSKDTTDAMTSDAEKDNIYGSNVGSNLEDCLPKTRERGNLDEKLTESGRPKESFSGSEIKKNSSKPTVKGASNVNDFGQHDNGNSVSTNGSKPRKLLTGSKKKSEVADNRNKNGGSTGTLLKVGNSTGSGDLSRSREAFKTGKGKDTSAVKSDSPDTLRPGSNGNTGEKSKNLISKKASLEVKNELQEIMFDAKESDGKNSIMEKKNQVHAKHNVGANESLHATKKLKRMDARDELPSGHIPKDVKSPLPCSTSVEDKSSKMLELKRSTSNSKGKSSVHELVPVIKQHSQVQKTMPDSDTIAFDEKKEWNNLKLKGDTKNVMTKQVQRKRKAVCLHEDDDVPKTPVHGGAAKNMKSPFATGVKKGNNAHSEKSDAACRNSSQLEDAHLKEPSSQLHNDTSSIKHPEKVKADEVNHVHVPHSHDKLDSKQFPSKVAKVSSASPVKSPHPVPPATKSNAERNAERSKSSKPMVKASSIATQKKADNGSSKSLLNLSSSQNPVSAHKKKLASSAEISKTTPKTLPQAVDVPVSTVDFKELDALHVDRFEEGMVERSDIYIGSGNSETSKNMKHLIAAAQAKWKKAHSQYLSSDMHHVQGGTPSPSTVQPFFSVSSNFAQTDVQGVHEHTTSASPPTNEYHSVSQNQLDADEIEERRVGSVQRGPGGSLSGDTEAAVARDAFEGMIETLSRTKESIGRATRLAIDCAKYGIANEVVELLIRKLENETSFHRKVDLFFLVDSITQCSHSQKGIAGASYIPIVQAALPRLLGAAAPPGASARENRRQCHKVLRLWLERKILPESVIRRHMDEIGGSNDDITVSYNFRRPSRAERSVDDPIREMEGMLVDEYGSNATFQLPGLSCHAFDEDEDEDLQINSCTDMYGTSPADPTPKFGGSEPYTMTPNDKRHCILEDVDGELEMEDVSGHPKDERPVYLNSTDETDMLLQSSNRNLDPTSNISEDIVATPEGSPPLPLDSPPLTPPLPSSPPPPPPPPSSPPPPPPPPILQPPPPLPLPSSAPPVLLVPQSSGLPRPSHVSQSLMPPQSSYQSSPKLGYQQNVPHDFSNSTSGNQIVQMAGNSFSGGHSNAVIKNELYPQPSAFALATGSSSQEPSGFNPSRQLEYGQNDVYLNAQVHQPNQQYQQGNAPYAQRHTHPAPPQNPSNQYSYQNHTVQQHLPHAFHSPFPLPSLPDGRRQFVADEQWRMASTNNQHQNGVWRGINPSCPGPPFGQEGFRPPLERPPLSNAGFQRAISSTLPSAPVSGDFLNFFVAFFFFFILHCALLYCI, via the exons ATGCCTCCCGCGCGTCGACGCGGTGCGAATAAGGCCAAGACGAACGGTCACTTACGTTTAGGCGATCTCGTTCTTGCTAAGGTTAAAGGCTTCCCTGCTTGGCCTGCAAAG ATAAGTAGGCCGGAAGATTGGGAGAAAGCCGCTGATCCTAAGAAATATTTTGTTCAGTTTTTTGGCACCAAAGAGAT AGCTTTTGTTGCACCCCCAGATATTCAGGCATTTACAAGTGAGTATAAAAATAAGTTGACTGCTCGGCTTCAAGGCAAGACAAAGTACTTTGCCCAAGCTGTGAAGGAAATATGTGCTGCTTTTGATGAGATACAGAAACAGAAGAGTAGTGGTGACGACACTGATGATTCTCGGATTGGTTCAGAAGCTCCTCCTGTTGACGAGGCAGTGGGTAATTCAAAGGATACAACTGATGCTATGACGTCTGATGCAGAAAAGGATAACATTTATGGGAGTAATGTTGGCTCTAATTTGGAGGACTGTTTACCGAAAACCAGAGAGAGGGGTAACCTAGATGAAAAGCTCACTGAGTCTGGCCGTCCAAAGGAAAGTTTTTCTGGTTCAGAGATAAAGAAGAATTCTAGCAAACCTACTGTTAAAGGTGCAAGTAATGTTAATGATTTTGGTCAACATGATAACGGAAATAGTGTCTCAACAAATGGGAGTAAGCCAAGAAAGCTTCTTACTGGTTCAAAGAAGAAAAGTGAAGTTGCAGATAATAGAAACAAAAATGGTGGATCTACCGGAACACTTTTGAAGGTGGGAAATTCTACTGGAAGTGGTGATCTTTCCAGGTCGAGGGAGGCATTTAAAACTGGCAAAGGGAAAGATACATCTGCTGTTAAATCAGATTCCCCAGACACTCTTAGACCAGGGTCGAATGGTAATACTGGAGAAAAAAGTAAGAACTTAATTTCAAAAAAAGCAAGTCTTGAAGTAAAAAATGAATTACAGGAGATCATGTTTGATGCTAAGGAGTCTGATGGCAAAAACTCAATTATGGAAAAGAAGAACCAAGTTCATGCAAAGCATAATGTGGGAGCAAATGAGTCCTTACATGCTACAAAGAAGTTAAAACGCATGGATGCTAGAGATGAGTTACCTTCAGGGCACATTCCAAAAGATGTGAAAAGTCCTTTGCCTTGCTCTACTTCTGTTGAAGATAAATCATCTAAAATGTTAGAGTTGAAAAGGTCCACATCAAATTCAAAAGGAAAAAGCTCTGTCCATGAGTTGGTACCTGTGATCAAACAACATAGCCAAGTTCAAAAAACTATGCCTGATTCTGATACTATTGCTTTTGATGAGAAAAAAGAATGGAATAATCTTAAACTGAAAGGTGATACGAAGAATGTTATGACAAAACAAGTACAGAGAAAACGTAAAGCTGTTTGCCTTCATGAAGACGACGATGTACCTAAAACTCCTGTTCATGGAGGAGCTGCAAAAAATATGAAATCACCTTTTGCTACAGGGGTCAAGAAGGGAAATAATGCACATTCTGAGAAATCTGATGCTGCTTGCAGAAATTCTAGTCAACTTGAGGATGCTCATTTGAAAGAGCCATCTTCTCAATTACATAATGATACATCATCAATTAAGCATCCTGAAAAAGTGAAAGCTGATGAAGTCAATCATGTGCATGTTCCTCATAGTCATGATAAGTTAGATTCAAAGCAGTTTCCTTCTAAGGTGGCAAAAGTAAGCTCTGCCTCACCAGTAAAATCACCTCATCCAGTTCCCCCAGCAACAAAGTCAAATGCTGAGCGGAATGCTGAGCGGAGTAAATCTTCCAAACCTATGGTTAAAGCTTCCAGCATTGCTACTCAAAAGAAGGCAGATAACGGGTCTTCAAAATCTTTACTCAACCTCAGCTCTTCTCAGAACCCAGTTTCTGCTCATAAGAAGAAGCTGGCATCTTCAGCTGAAATTTCTAAGACTACTCCAAAGACATTGCCTCAGGCAGTTGACGTTCCTGTTTCAACAGTAGATTTTAAGGAGCTCGATGCACTGCATGTTGATAG ATTTGAAGAGGGTATGGTAGAAAGAAGTGATATATATATTGGTTCTGGGAATTCAGAAACATCTAAAAATATGAAGCATCTGATTGCAGCTGCCCAAGCAAAATGGAAAAAAGCTCATTCTCAATATCTTTCTTCTGATATGCATCATGTTCAAGGGGGGACTCCTAGCCCCTCCACTGTTCAGCCATTTTTTTCTGTCTCAAGTAACTTCGCACAGACAGATGTGCAGGGAGTTCATGAGCACACAACTTCGGCTTCTCCACCTACTAATGAGTATCACTCTGTATCTCAAAATCAGCTCGATGCTGATGAAATTGAGGAGAGAAGAGTAGGTTCTGTGCAAAGGGGTCCTGGTGGATCGCTCAGTGGTGATACAGAGGCTGCTGTTGCCCGTGACGCTTTTGAAGGAATGATTGAAACTTTGTCAAGGACCAAGGAGAGTATTGGGCGTGCAACTCGTCTTGCCATAGATTGTGCTAAGTATGGCATTGCCAATGAG GTTGTTGAACTTCTCATCCGGAAATTGGAAAATGAAACTAGTTTTCATCGCAAGgtggatttattttttcttgttgaTTCTATCACTCAGTGCTCACATAGTCAAAAAG GAATTGCTGGAGCTTCTTACATCCCTATAGTTCAAGCAGCGCTGCCACGTCTTCTTGGTGCTGCTGCTCCCCCTGGAGCTAGTGCCCGTGAAAATCGTCGTCAATGTCACAAG GTTTTGAGGTTGTGGCTTGAGAGGAAAATTTTGCCGGAGTCTGTTATTCGCCGTCACATGGATGAAATTGGGGGTTCAAATGATGATATTACAGTTAGCTATAACTTCAGGCGTCCATCTCGTGCTGAGCGATCTGTGGACGACCCAATTAGAGAAATGGAAGGCATGCTCGTTGATGAGTATGGAAG TAATGCTACGTTTCAGCTTCCTGGTCTCTCTTGCCATGCGTTTGATGAAGACGAAGATGAAGATTTACAAATCAATTCTTGTACGGATATGTATGGTACATCTCCAGCTGATCCCACCCCTAAGTTTGGAGGATCAGAACCTTATACTATGACCCCAAATGACAAGCGCCATTGTATCTTGGAGGATGTAGATGGTGAGCTTGAAATGGAAGATGTTTCAGGTCACCCAAAGGATGAGAGACCTGTATATTTGAACAGTACTGATGAAACTGATATGCTTCTTCAGAGCTCAAATAGGAATTTAGACCCCACTTCAAATATTTCAGAAGACATAGTGGCTACTCCAGAGGGTTCCCCTCCATTACCTCTTGATTCACCTCCCCTGACCCCACCTTTGCCTTCTTCACCAccccctcctcctcctcctccatcATCTCCTCCCCCACCCCCACCCCCTCCAATATTGCAACCCCCACCTCCTCTTCCTTTACCATCCTCAGCCCCACCAGTATTATTGGTTCCTCAATCATCTGGACTGCCCCGGCCATCACATGTCTCCCAGTCATTAATGCCACCTCAGTCATCATATCAGTCATCGCCAAAGCTGGGGTATCAGCAGAACGTACCTCATGACTTTAGTAACTCAACTAGT GGTAACCAAATAGTTCAAATGGCTGGTAATTCTTTTTCTGGAGGACACAGTAATGCAGTTATCAAGAATGAACTATATCCACAGCCATCTGCTTTTGCCCTGGCTACAGGCTCTAGCTCCCAGGAGCCCTCTGGTTTTAACCCTTCAAGACAATTAGAATATGGACAGAATGATGTGTATTTAAATGCCCAAGTCCATCAACCTAACCAGCAATATCAGCAGGGTAATGCCCCATATGCTCAGAGACATACACATCCTGCCCCACCCCAAAATCCATCAAATCAGTACTCATATCAAAATCACACAGTTCAGCAACACCTTCCACATGCATTCCATTCTCCCTTTCCTTTACCATCTCTTCCTGATGGCCGGAGGCAATTCGTTGCTGATGAGCAATGGAGAATGGCATCCACAAATAATCAACATCAAAATGGTGTATGGAGAGGGATAAATCCTTCATGCCCTGGTCCTCCCTTTGGGCAAGAAG GTTTCCGACCACCACTTGAAAGGCCACCATTAAGCAATGCAGGTTTTCAGCGAGCAATTTCAAGCACACTACCTAGTGCACCAGTATCAGGTGACTTTCTAAATTTctttgttgcttttttttttttttttattcttcactGTGCTTTGCTTTACTGTATTTGA
- the LOC123917751 gene encoding ATP-dependent Clp protease proteolytic subunit 2, mitochondrial, translated as MRNLFGTTRSLATKLLFNTKKPQFTPSSSSSCTIRPYQTIPMVIETSSRGERAYDIFSRLLKERIICINGPISDDTAHVVVAQLLFLESENPSKPINMYLNSPGGAVTAGLAIYDTMQYIRSPINTICLGQAASMASLLLSAGAKGQRRSLPNATVMIHQPSGGYSGQAKDIAIHTKQIVRVWDALNELYVKHTGQPLDVIQKNMDRDYFMTAEEAKEFGIIDEVIDQRPMTLVSDAVADEGKDKGSN; from the exons ATGAGAAACCTCTTTGGAACCACAAGATCATTGGCGACCAAATTATTATTCAACACAAAAAAACCTCAATTcacaccatcatcatcatcatcatgcaCAATTCGACCATACCAAACTATTCCAATGGTGATTGAAACCTCTTCTAGAGGTGAAAGAGCCTATGATATCTTCTCTCGTCTTCTCAAAGAACGAATCATTTGCATCAATGGACCTATCTCTGATGATACTGCTCATGTTGTTGTTGCTCAGCTTCTCTTTCTTGAATCTGAAAACCCTTCCAAGCCGATTAATATGTATCTCAATTCCCCTGGTGGCGCTGTTACTGCAG GGCTTGCAATTTATGATACTATGCAGTACATTCGGTCTCCAATAAACACAATCTGTTTGGGTCAGGCTGCGTCTATGGCTTCTCTTCTGTTGAGTGCGGGTGCCAAAGGTCAGAGGCGTTCTCTTCCAAATGCAACAGTCATGATTCACCAGCCCTCTGGTGGATACAGTGGCCAGGCAAAGGATATTGCAATTCATACTAAGCAGATTGTTCGAGTCTGGGATGCATTGAATGAGTTGTATGTCAAGCACACTGGCCAGCCACTTGATGTTATTCAGAAGAATATGGACAGGGATTATTTTATGACTGCTGAAGAGGCAAAGGAGTTTGGGATTATTGACGAGGTTATTGATCAGAGACCTATGACTTTGGTTTCTGACGCTGTTGCTGATGAAGGCAAAGATAAAGGTTCAAATTAG
- the LOC123917752 gene encoding cytochrome P450 86B1-like, whose translation MHFHIPYLFNTMTKQTNLNLTSSSSPSSAFAAINFNFNMIYSLGLYLLHDIQILEILFAITIFLVIHSLRQKNHHGLPIWPILGMLPSLVTGLRTNLYEWITDILNKQNGTFRFKGPSFSSLNCIVTSDPRNLEHLLKTKFINFPKGTYFRNMVRDLLGDGIFSADDEIWQKQRKTASIEFHSTKFRNLTTDSLFELVHSRLLPVLDESVDKKVVIDLQDILLRLTFDNVCMIAFGVDPGCLSQKLPEIPFAKAFEDATEMTVLRFVMPTCVWKFMRLLNFGTERKLKKSIKGVDEFAENVIKTRKKELSLEFENKKQRSDLLTVFMKMKDENGSAYSDKFLRDICVNFILAGRDTSSVALSWFFWLLDKNHEVEEKILEEICRVVSQRNDMKNEEFGNSLIFRPEEIKKMDYLHACLSETLRLYPSVPVDHKEVVEDDTFPDGTVLKKGTKVVYAIYAMGRMESIWGKDCREFKPERWLKDGHFMSESAYKFTAFNGGPRLCLGKDFAYYQMKYVAASIIYRYHVKVVENHPVEPKIALTMYMKHGIKVNLYKRDAAEIQK comes from the exons ATGCATTTTCACATTCCCTATCTTTTCAACACCATGACCAAACAAACCAATCTAAACCTCACCTCCTCCTCTTCCCCCTCCTCCGCTTTCGCGGCCATTAATTTCAACTTTAACATGATATATTCGCTCGGTCTCTACCTTTTACATGACATCCAAATTCTAGAAATTCTCTTCGCGATTACCATCTTCTTAGTCATTCATTCTCTTAGACAAAAAAACCATCATGGCCTACCTATTTGGCCTATTCTCGGCATGTTACCGTCTTTAGTCACCGGTCTAAGGACCAACTTGTATGAATGGATCACCGACATTCTTAACAAACAAAACGGGACCTTTAGATTTAAAGGTCCTAGTTTTAGCAGCCTCAACTGCATAGTCACTTCTGATCCTCGAAACCTCGAACATCTTCTCAAAACCAAATTCATTAACTTCCCTAAAGGAACTTACTTCAGAAACATGGTTAGAGACTTACTTGGAGATGGTATATTCAGTGCAGATGACGAAATATGgcagaaacaaagaaaaacagcGAGTATCGAGTTTCATTCAACAAAGTTCAGAAATTTAACAACTGATTCTTTATTTGAGCTTGTTCATTCAAGGCTTTTACCTGTTTTAGATGAATCAGTTGATAAAAAAGTTGTTATTGATCTTCAAGACATTCTTTTAAGGTTAACTTTTGATAATGTTTGTATGATAGCTTTTGGTGTTGATCCTGGTTGTTTGAGTCAAAAACTTCCCGAGATACCATTCGCGAAAGCCTTCGAAGATGCAACAGAAATGACCGTGCTTCGTTTCGTTATGCCTACGTGTGTTTGGAAGTTCATGAGACTTCTTAACTTCGGCACAGAAAGAAAACTCAAGAAATCAATTAAAGGGGTTGATGAGTTTGCTGAGAATGTCATAAAGACTAGAAAAAAAGAACTGTCTTTGGAATTTGAGAATAAGAAGCAAAGATCTGATTTGTTAACTGTTTTTATGAAGATGAAAGATGAGAATGGAAGTGCTTATTCTGATAAGTTCTTGAGAGATATATGTGTGAATTTTATATTGGCTGGTAGAGACACTTCTTCTGTGGCTTTGAGTTGGTTTTTTTGGTTGCTTGATAAGAATCATGAAGTGGAAGAGAAGATATTAGAAGAGATATGCAGAGTTGTGAGTCAGAGAAATGATATGAAGAATGAAGAGTTTGGAAATTCATTGATTTTTAGGCCTGAagagattaaaaaaatggattattTGCATGCTTGTTTGTCTGAAACTCTCAGATTATACCCTTCTGTTCCTGTTGATCACAAGGAg gTAGTTGAGGATGATACATTTCCAGATGGAACAGTACTAAAAAAAGGTACAAAAGTGGTGTATGCAATTTATGCAATGGGAAGAATGGAAAGCATATGGGGAAAAGATTGTAGAGAATTTAAGCCAGAAAGATGGTTAAAAGATGGACACTTTATGAGTGAATCTGCTTACAAATTCACAGCATTTAATGGTGGACCAAGGTTATGCTTAGGCAAAGATTTTGCATATTATCAGATGAAATATGTTGCTGCTAGTATCATATATAGATATCATGTGAAGGTTGTTGAGAATCATCCTGTGGAGCCAAAGATTGCATTAACTATGTACATGAAGCATGGAATTAAAGTTAATCTCTATAAGAGGGATGCTGCAGAAATTCAAAAATAG